From the Oryza glaberrima chromosome 5, OglaRS2, whole genome shotgun sequence genome, one window contains:
- the LOC127774551 gene encoding pyruvate decarboxylase 1 isoform X2, which yields MELALVGDPSNGVAKPSCDSVGSLPAVSSKAVIHPPVTSAAGATLGRHLARRLVQIGATDVFAVPGDFNLTLLDYLIAEPGLKLIGCCNELNAGYAADGYARARGVGACAVTFTVGGLSVLNAIAGAYSENLPVICIVGGPNSNDYGTNRILHHTIGLPDFSQELRCFQTITCYQAVINNLDDAHEQIDTAIATALRESKPVYISVGCNLAGLSHPTFSREPVPLFISPRLSNKANLEHAVEAAADFLNKAVKPVLVGGPKIRVAKAKKAFAGIAESSGYPFAVMPSAKGLVPEHHPRFIGTYWGAVSTTFCAEIVESADAYLFAGPIFNDYSSVGYSLLLKREKAVIVQPDRVVVGNGPAFGCILMTEFLDALAKRLDRNTTAYDNYRRIFIPDREPPNGQPDEPLRVNILFKHIKELLSGDTAVIAETGDSWFNCQKLRLPEGCGYEFQMQYGSIGWSVGATLGYAQAAKDKRVISCIGDGSFQMTAQDVSTMLRCGQKSIIFLINNGGYTIEVEIHDGPYNVIKNWDYTGLIDAIHNSDGNCWTKKVRTEEELIEAIATATGAKKDCLCFIEIIVHKDDTSKELLEWGSRVSAANSRPPNPQ from the exons ATGGAGCTTGCCCTGGTTGGCGACCCTTCGAATGGCGTGGCGAAGCCGTCGTGCGACTCCGTCGGCTCGCTGCCCGCCGTCAGCTCCAAGGCCGTCATCCACCCACCGGTGACCAGCGCGGCGGGCGCCACGCTCGGCAGGCACCTCGCGAGGCGCCTCGTGCAGATCGGCGCCACCGACGTGTTCGCCGTCCCCGGGGACTTCAACCTCACCCTGCTCGACTACCTCATCGCCGAGCCCGGGCTCAAGCTCATCGGCTGCTGCAACGAGCTCAACGCCGGGTACGCGGCCGACGGCTacgcccgcgcccgcggcgtcggcgcgtgCGCCGTCACGTTCACCGTCGGTGGCCTCAGCGTGCTCaacgccatcgccggcgcctaCAGCGAGAACCTCCCCGTGATCTGCATCGTCGGCGGGCCCAACTCCAACGACTACGGCACCAACCGCATCCTGCACCACACCATCGGCCTCCCGGACTTCTCACAGGAGCTCCGCTGCTTCCAGACCATCACCTGCTACCAG GCCGTCATTAACAACCTCGACGACGCGCACGAGCAGATCGACACCGCCATAGCGACGGCACTAAGGGAGAGCAAGCCAGTGTACATCAGCGTGGGCTGCAACCTGGCGGGCCTCTCCCACCCGACGTTTAGCCGCGAGCCAGTGCCGTTGTTCATCTCGCCAAG ATTGAGCAACAAGGCGAACTTGGAGCACGCCGTCGAAGCCGCGGCGGACTTCCTGAACAAGGCGGTGAAGCCGGTGCTGGTCGGGGGGCCAAAGATCCGGGTGGCCAAGGCGAAGAAGGCGTTCGCCGGCATCGCGGAGTCGAGCGGGTACCCGTTCGCGGTGATGCCGTCCGCCAAGGGCCTCGTGCCGGAGCACCACCCGCGGTTCATCGGCACGTACTGGGGCGCCGTGAGCACCACCTTCTGCGCCGAGATCGTCGAGTCCGCCGACGCCTACCTCTTCGCCGGCCCGATCTTCAACGACTACAGCTCCGTCGGCTACTCCCTGCTGCTGAAGCGGGAGAAGGCCGTCATCGTGCAGCCCGACCGCGTGGTGGTCGGCAACGGCCCGGCGTTCGGCTGCATCCTCATGACTGAGTTCCTCGACGCGCTCGCCAAACGCCTCGACCGCAACACGACGGCGTACGACAACTACCGCCGCATCTTCATCCCCGACCGCGAGCCGCCCAACGGCCAGCCCGACGAGCCACTCAGGGTCAACATCCTCTTCAAGCACATCAAGGAGTTGCTGTCCGGCGacaccgccgtcatcgccgaGACCGGTGACTCGTGGTTCAACTGCCAGAAGCTCAGGCTCCCCGAGGGCTGCGG GTACGAGTTCCAGATGCAGTACGGCTCGATCGGGTGGTCCGTCGGCGCCACGCTCGGCTACGCCCAGGCGGCCAAGGACAAGCGCGTCATCTCCTGCATCGGCGACGGTAGCTTCCAG ATGACGGCGCAGGACGTGTCGACGATGTTGCGGTGCGGGCAGAAGagcatcatcttcctcatcaatAATGGTGGGTACACCATCGAGGTGGAGATCCACGACGGGCCGTACAACGTCATCAAGAACTGGGACTACACCGGCCTCATCGACGCCATCCACAACTCTGACGGCAACTGCTGGACAAAGAAG GTCCGGACTGAGGAGGAGCTGATAGAGGCGATCGCGACGGCAACGGGCGCCAAGAAAGACTGCCTCTGCTTCATCGAGATCATCGTGCACAAGGATGACACGAGCAAAGAGCTTCTCGAGTGGGGATCCAGGGTATCGGCTGCCAACAGCAGGCCGCCGAATCCCCAGTGA